The genomic window TCGAGCCACACGATTACATTGCCGAACTGTTTGATGCGGTTGCCCGCTTCAACACTGTGCTGATTGATTTTGACCGTGATATTTGGGGTTACATCGCCCTAGGTCACTTCAAACAACGCACTATCGCCGGTGAAATTGGTTCATCGACTATGCCACACAAAGTTAACCCCATCGATTTTGAAAACTCTGAGGGTAACTTAGGGATCGCCAACGCACTAATGCAGCACTTAGCCTCTAAGCTGCCAGTTTCAAGATGGCAACGTGACTTAACTGACTCAACCGTACTGCGTAACTTAGGCGTGGGTATTGCCCATGCGCTGATCGCTTACCAAGCGACCTTAAAAGGCATCAGTAAGTTAGAAGTTAACGAAGCGCATCTGCGTGATGAACTCGATCACAACTGGGAAGTGTTAGCTGAACCCGTACAAACGGTAATGCGTCGTTATGGCATTGAAAAGCCATACGAAAAATTAAAAGAACTGACGCGCGGTAAACGTATCGACGCGCAGCAACTGTCAGTATTTATTGATGGGCTGGAATTACCAGACTCAGTAAAAGCTGAACTGAAACAAATGACGCCAGCCAATTACATTGGTCGCGCCGAAGCGTTTGTCGACGAACTGAAGTAAGCTATTAATTAAAATTGGCTATTAACCCAATTAGTTATTAACTGAAGTTGGCGACGAACAAGACTCTTTCTTAAACAGAAATAAGGATTAAGGCGACGCACATCACCGCGATGTGGTCGCCTTTTTTAACACTATGTATACACTCAATCTCGATATTCCCCAGTTTCTTAATGAATACTGGCAAAAAAAACCTCTGCTGATCAAAAATGCCTTTCCGCAGTTTGAAGATCCGATCAGCGCCGATGAACTCGCAGGCCTTGCCTGTGAAGAAGAAATCTCTTCACGCATCGTCGTCACCAAAGACAATGATTGGGAAGTGGTGCAAGGTCCGTTTGAAGATTACGACAGCTATGGCGAAACCCATTGGCAGTTATTAGTGCAAGCAGTCAACCATTGGTATCCTGATTCACAGCCATTCGTCGACGCTTTTCGCTTTTTACCGGACTGGCGCTTCGATGACTTAATGGCATCATTTGCCACCCCAAGTGGCGGTGTTGGACCACACGTCGATAACTACGATGTGTTTATCATTCAAGGCGAAGGTGAACGTCGCTGGACTGTCGGTGACAATACCCCGCAACAACGCCGTGGTGGTAATCCAAACTCGCCGCTGGTTGAGGATTTCACGCCGATTATTGATGTAGTGTTAGAAAAAGGCGATATGCTTTATATTCCACCCGGTTTCCCACACTGCGGTGAAACATTAACCATAGCAATGAGTTACTCGATTGGTTTCCGTGCGCCAAGCCAGCAAGAACTGGTCAGTGAAGTCGCCGACTATTTGCTTGATAAAAACTTGGGGCAACAGCGTTTCACTTCTATTTCTGAACCTGACTCCCCCGGCGTGATAAGCCAAGAGCACCAAGTTGGGCTGATGAATTTACTCGCACAGCTGAGCCAAGATCCGCACAATTATCAAGTCGTTTTAGGCAAACTACTAAGTCAAAATCGTTTTGAGTTAGATATTTGTGAAGGAGAAGAAGCCTATACCGAAGCGGATCTGCAAGATGCCTTCGACCAAGGTGCGGGCATAAACCGTATCGGTGGCTTAAAAGTATTGCGCCTCGAAAATGACACAAACAGCAGATTGTTCATCAATGGCGAAGTCTACGAACTGCCAAACACCCCAGAAGAGGTACTGGCGATCCTCAGCGACAACGTCAGCTTATCCTCTGATATTGCATCGACACTCTGCCAACACGACGAAGTACAGAGCTTGCTGTTAACCTTGATCAATCAAGGGCTATGCTATCTCGCTGATACCGAAGCTTAGTTCATTAACAGTTTGATAAAATAAAGGCACTCCATCGAGTGCCTTTCTTATTTATCTATCCTAAAGTTTATCTATCCTAAAGCGTACCGACAAAAAGCAATAATAACTTAGGCATTCCACAGTTTATCGTCGTTATGCATACGGTATAAACTCTCAGCACGGGATACCAGCAACTGTGCAAACTTGGCCTGAGTCGCATCACGGGTGGCACCCGAACGCACTAAGTTTTCTGCCTGCATTTGCCACATCATCGAAAAATGACGCACGGCATCACGGGCCGTTGCGGCAACTTTCACATCGACAAAATCCGAGGGTAAATCCCCTGACATCACCCAATATGTCTTATTCGTTGGGCGCTTAGACTCCATTTTCCAAATGGCCATATAAGGGGCAAGGTAGCGACTCTCATCGGCCAACACTTTGCTTGGGATCACACCTTTCTCGGCAAGGAAACGATTCGCTTTTTGAAATTGAGTTCTGACCCACTCTTGGCGCAGTTTT from Shewanella putrefaciens includes these protein-coding regions:
- a CDS encoding cupin domain-containing protein — its product is MYTLNLDIPQFLNEYWQKKPLLIKNAFPQFEDPISADELAGLACEEEISSRIVVTKDNDWEVVQGPFEDYDSYGETHWQLLVQAVNHWYPDSQPFVDAFRFLPDWRFDDLMASFATPSGGVGPHVDNYDVFIIQGEGERRWTVGDNTPQQRRGGNPNSPLVEDFTPIIDVVLEKGDMLYIPPGFPHCGETLTIAMSYSIGFRAPSQQELVSEVADYLLDKNLGQQRFTSISEPDSPGVISQEHQVGLMNLLAQLSQDPHNYQVVLGKLLSQNRFELDICEGEEAYTEADLQDAFDQGAGINRIGGLKVLRLENDTNSRLFINGEVYELPNTPEEVLAILSDNVSLSSDIASTLCQHDEVQSLLLTLINQGLCYLADTEA
- a CDS encoding DUF4826 family protein yields the protein MTEQAVDQAQPTLSAEELEKLRQEWVRTQFQKANRFLAEKGVIPSKVLADESRYLAPYMAIWKMESKRPTNKTYWVMSGDLPSDFVDVKVAATARDAVRHFSMMWQMQAENLVRSGATRDATQAKFAQLLVSRAESLYRMHNDDKLWNA